In Portunus trituberculatus isolate SZX2019 chromosome 33, ASM1759143v1, whole genome shotgun sequence, the following proteins share a genomic window:
- the LOC123512258 gene encoding zinc metalloproteinase nas-4-like isoform X2, with amino-acid sequence MKGVLGNACLLAVVCLAAAAPSDPRFPKTFKEWTPESLINPDELGEYLEGDILLPLTRNGIIGEVFRWPGGEVAYIFDDYTEENKKKVRKGMDRIEYLTEHCITFHERMDEYYIKITNNNSDSCSSAVGMQYPGQPLNYNDACLNETGVVMHELLHALGFYHEQSRYDRDDYVTIMWENIDKDMANNFKKYSRKNITTFGEPYDYGSLMHYCSYAFTKNGQMTIVPKWMLIKIRCIASGGANCFISRIPTPR; translated from the exons ATGAAGGGAGTGCTTGGTAATGCCTGTCTGTTGGCCGTTGTCTGCCTCGCCGCAGCTGCTCCCTCCGACCCAAGATTCCCTA AGACATTCAAGGAGTGGACCCCGGAGTCTCTAATCAACCCTGATGAGCTTGGGGAGTACTTGGAGGGGGACATCCTGCTCCCTCTTACCAGAAATGGGATTATTGGGGAGGTGTTTCGCTGGCCAGGGGGAGAAGTGGCGTATATCTTCGACGATTaca ctgaggaaaataagaagaaagtgcGGAAGGGCATGGACAGGATCGAGTACCTTACAGAACACTGCATCACCTTTCACGAACGCATGGACGAATACTACATCAAAATAACTAATAA CAATAGTGATAGCTGCTCAAGTGCGGTAGGAATGCAATATCCGGGGCAACCACTGAACTATAATGACGCGTGTCTGAATGAGACCGGCGTTGTGATGCATGAGCTGCTTCACGCCCTCGGCTTCTACCACGAGCAGTCCCGCTACGACCGTGACGACTATGTGACCATTATGTGGGAGAATATTGATAAAG atATGGCCAATAATTTCAAGAAGTACTCGAGAAAGAATATCACAACGTTTGGTGAGCCTTATGACTACGGCTCCTTGATGCACTATTGTTCCTACGCCTTCACTAAAAACGGACAGATGACCATCGTGCCTAAG tggatgcttataaagattcgATGCATTGCTTCTGGCGGTGCTAACTGTTTCATATCGCG GATCCCCACGCCACGATAG
- the LOC123512258 gene encoding zinc metalloproteinase nas-14-like isoform X1, translating to MKGVLGNACLLAVVCLAAAAPSDPRFPKTFKEWTPESLINPDELGEYLEGDILLPLTRNGIIGEVFRWPGGEVAYIFDDYTEENKKKVRKGMDRIEYLTEHCITFHERMDEYYIKITNNNSDSCSSAVGMQYPGQPLNYNDACLNETGVVMHELLHALGFYHEQSRYDRDDYVTIMWENIDKDMANNFKKYSRKNITTFGEPYDYGSLMHYCSYAFTKNGQMTIVPKDPHATIGQHKDLSQTDLKKLLKMYTCIPYTVQ from the exons ATGAAGGGAGTGCTTGGTAATGCCTGTCTGTTGGCCGTTGTCTGCCTCGCCGCAGCTGCTCCCTCCGACCCAAGATTCCCTA AGACATTCAAGGAGTGGACCCCGGAGTCTCTAATCAACCCTGATGAGCTTGGGGAGTACTTGGAGGGGGACATCCTGCTCCCTCTTACCAGAAATGGGATTATTGGGGAGGTGTTTCGCTGGCCAGGGGGAGAAGTGGCGTATATCTTCGACGATTaca ctgaggaaaataagaagaaagtgcGGAAGGGCATGGACAGGATCGAGTACCTTACAGAACACTGCATCACCTTTCACGAACGCATGGACGAATACTACATCAAAATAACTAATAA CAATAGTGATAGCTGCTCAAGTGCGGTAGGAATGCAATATCCGGGGCAACCACTGAACTATAATGACGCGTGTCTGAATGAGACCGGCGTTGTGATGCATGAGCTGCTTCACGCCCTCGGCTTCTACCACGAGCAGTCCCGCTACGACCGTGACGACTATGTGACCATTATGTGGGAGAATATTGATAAAG atATGGCCAATAATTTCAAGAAGTACTCGAGAAAGAATATCACAACGTTTGGTGAGCCTTATGACTACGGCTCCTTGATGCACTATTGTTCCTACGCCTTCACTAAAAACGGACAGATGACCATCGTGCCTAAG GATCCCCACGCCACGATAGGACAACACAAAGATCTCAGTCAAACGGACCTCAAGAAGCTATTGAAGATGTACACCTGTATTCCCTATACCGTGCAATAA
- the LOC123512257 gene encoding dentin sialophosphoprotein-like: MWPCRVLLVVAMLLVQGRLPPAALGFPQGRDDDAGTMVNVALRNGDNGDDGDYDGDDDPSDSSDEDNSSGDSDESSGSNSSGCCGDSDDGDDNGDESSGSNSGGCCGGSSSDEDDDGDGDGDLMLDGDDGDESSGSDSGSCDSSSSEEYDDDDDDDDDDDDDDDDDDNSSSEESNSSGDSESSSSEELNDGGDDGDDDESNSSNSSGDTCEYTCDDDSDDESCSYSCPDSSYDGDDGDVMNRIDAGVVDDDGDGSGDNSTSSGDSLCSGESCDESDSDSCSGDSCDDDLGGDLGGDDADHSCSKGSCHGSCSDESCDVMNDNDDDDDDEGYNTVNDSCFGNSCDDDNDDVNDDPCDDGSCDDDALGDEDTRRHLEAKKLAAGVRGGEYPVFKKDTDFVVWLVTTTDEEEGKDRTGVEKSHRNIDLRDCDAE; encoded by the coding sequence GGATTCCCACAAGGACGTGACGACGATGCTGGGACGATGGTGAACGTTGCCCTGCGGAATGgtgacaatggtgatgatggtgattatgatggtgatgatgacccCAGCGACTCTTCCGATGAAGATAAcagtagtggtgacagtgatgagTCCAGTGGTAGCAATTCTAGTGGATgctgtggtgatagtgatgatggtgatgataatggtgatgagtcCAGTGGTAGTAACTCTGGTGGTTGCTGCGGTGGTTCTTCctctgatgaagatgatgatggtgatggtgatggtgatttgatgctggatggtgatgatggtgacgagtCCAGTGGTAGTGATTCTGGAAGCTGTGACAGTTCCTCCTCtgaagaatatgatgatgatgatgatgatgatgatgatgatgatgatgatgatgatgatgatgacaattcCTCCTCTGAAGAAtcaaatagtagtggtgatagtgaaagcTCCTCCTCTGAAGAgcttaatgatggtggtgatgatggtgatgatgatgaaagcaatagtagtaatagttctgGTGACACTTGTGAATATAcgtgtgatgatgatagtgatgatgaatcCTGCTCATATTCCTGCCCTGACTCCTcctatgatggtgatgatggtgatgtgatgaaTAGGATTGAtgctggtgttgttgatgatgatggtgatggtagtggtgacaaTTCAACAAGTAGTGGTGATTCCTTGTGTAGTGGTGAGTCATGTGATGAATCTGATAGTGACTCCTGCAGTGGTGACTCGTGTGATGATGACTTGGGTGGTGATTTGGGTGGTGACGATGCTGATCATTCATGCAGCAAAGGATCCTGTCATGGTTCCTGCAGTGATGAATCTTGTGATgtgatgaatgataatgatgatgatgatgacgatgaaggCTACAACACAGTCAACGATTCCTGCTTTGGTAATTCATGTGACGACGATAATGATGACGTGAATGATGACCCCTGCGATGACGGGTCCTGTGACGATGATGCCTTGGGGGACGAGGACACGCGTCGCCATCTGGAGGCCAAGAAATTAGCGGCAGGAGTTCGAGGAGGCGAGTACCCAGTGTTTAAAAAGGACACGGATTTTGTCGTTTGGCTCGTGACCACAACTgacgaagaggaagggaaggataggacTGGTGTTGAGAAATCTCATAGAAATATTGACCTGAGGGATTGTGACGCTGAGTAG